A stretch of the Marivirga tractuosa DSM 4126 genome encodes the following:
- a CDS encoding DUF6443 domain-containing protein, with the protein MNLNKLKFGVITSFLIIVLSNSIAFSQDTCDVFKLDNPQNLSTNEGTQWLELPSNFSLDVRYQKAEVYFDMKVEDLEDIAESVVEFRLTAFNESQEVPNIFQNSSYKLTIDNDKRENRLRLDIIDFVIDNSLPFNRISVEVINFSGQNVQFLTNYNFKLGFDVTDAKTQIKNLKIKQETQEVEFSWEDTFPVNNYQIEVVKLENKFQNFAVKETSVKTIVEWKNALIFNISADVQDDNGSITKTTSFSLGQGTGFYVFRVRPIGNFHGGGVVNENNFGLWTEGPENETIVELDLESDEYPSLPYFYFQDVDENKNWIYSRTFTEGGKIRENIVYANSLLQPRQQTTYIPSQNISIITHTILDNTGRPTLVTLPTPVEGKRLSYAENFALSNETNDLYSAIDFDEDGNFEDPAKMKGISYYDGSNSLIPDAEGFPYTRTLYYNDGTGRVKEQSGVGETFKAGSGKTTRYYYSTASESELIAMFGKEAPNNESVSKIITVDPNNVVSISYKNMEGNVIATAMTFLENQNDSDNMSIPDSESINTMQVVDKITSNSRIENGFTSSKKVTISNDGTSFNLSYKIRCEQLESLCYSNNIDCNYVVDFKIYKVDDFTNELINEYTNVELSNCQVIEGEDEQFKITENPIDMVLNSGTYVIQKVLKPTNIESSVSSNGEQINNQIAPITEMISGWLEGVETPNMLQNYFNSLENLKNAINNQDLENFTNQNSVDFPVDIPSEFFSSIYNTYYNEEQEVYFRDLYYMELVRANNGNVVGINFVTPCCSEMSIPVNWTPPFDCNIDDKDNNGVVDYDETPDFEQYAFDLLSDVIDEETMYSDYMTGWERGVLNKMIHHMLIDEYEGTNTTASDIENGLLPNRVQYTCEELFDCWEGAILNLKNQFVNDINNGGEGGVNISEEFDDQYENDESDDKYGKDHDSHFDDNYKPTGILKGLKKWVVKRKISKVLREEQSGTDGNVTPEPPSMHLIKTFLDCTGLKFAKVNTVVDAKPISQDILSGFAYINDAPDNAPISLSFNTVTQLDYFTTSNYQQNGKLKYVPLSDWTPESLNGKRLFKYIKNPVFAFKYFEYENYGEYQDLEQQTCFVDPNDCFQMEDGKIKLDANNNPVIIPCCEGDNCYTDSDYPATNASKSIVNNFCGVGRVKCESYYDEWTSEQLFTFYKMYLGYNPTEIELEEDFDVTCEDFVNENEWYELINLSENLPLLVNGNTYSNYDQTTKSYFAPLTFDKDGQTLTTFSMVEKEMSSFISQCESGCESKRSEIRKKIYDVLNEKCYVIGECRTEDENTSHIVPESDIDLMVDAVVEQCLTQCNLTTFSCDTWNCRDINTPYTETGVTTNSSTMEFGMGGHPDPSTVSKDDNVSSYYVNVDFDGDGNNDARRYTVPEDGGNFSWFEYTLLKQVEEWELKLDLPTKCADDTDESVAVSNNTFVPKESYEVNKQGLDVVNSVIFTEPIISPTINIEINAGQE; encoded by the coding sequence ATGAATTTGAACAAATTAAAATTTGGTGTAATTACAAGTTTTTTGATTATTGTATTAAGCAATTCAATTGCTTTTTCTCAAGATACCTGTGATGTCTTTAAACTTGATAATCCTCAAAACCTTAGTACAAATGAAGGTACTCAGTGGCTGGAATTACCATCTAATTTTAGCTTAGATGTGCGTTATCAAAAAGCTGAAGTATATTTTGACATGAAGGTTGAAGATTTAGAAGATATAGCTGAAAGTGTGGTTGAATTTCGTTTAACAGCTTTCAATGAGTCTCAAGAGGTTCCAAATATTTTTCAAAACTCTTCATATAAACTTACTATTGATAATGATAAAAGAGAAAATAGACTCAGATTAGATATAATTGATTTTGTTATTGATAACAGTTTGCCTTTTAACAGAATTTCTGTAGAAGTAATTAATTTCTCAGGTCAAAATGTACAATTTCTGACCAATTATAATTTTAAATTAGGCTTTGACGTAACCGATGCAAAAACTCAAATTAAGAATCTGAAAATTAAGCAAGAAACACAAGAAGTTGAATTTTCATGGGAGGATACATTTCCCGTAAATAACTATCAAATAGAAGTTGTAAAACTTGAAAACAAATTTCAAAATTTTGCTGTAAAGGAAACTTCAGTAAAAACTATTGTTGAATGGAAAAATGCATTGATTTTCAACATATCTGCGGATGTTCAGGATGATAATGGATCCATTACTAAGACGACTTCTTTTTCTCTCGGACAAGGTACAGGTTTTTATGTTTTTAGAGTTAGACCTATTGGTAATTTTCATGGAGGCGGAGTTGTAAATGAAAATAATTTTGGTTTATGGACGGAAGGACCTGAAAATGAGACTATTGTTGAGCTTGATCTTGAAAGTGATGAATATCCATCCTTACCATATTTTTATTTTCAGGATGTTGATGAAAATAAAAATTGGATTTACTCCAGAACATTTACTGAAGGAGGAAAAATACGAGAAAATATTGTATATGCTAATTCTTTGCTACAACCAAGACAGCAAACTACCTATATTCCATCACAGAACATTAGTATCATTACTCATACCATTTTAGATAATACAGGTAGGCCTACCTTAGTTACATTGCCTACACCTGTTGAAGGCAAAAGATTATCTTATGCAGAGAATTTTGCTTTGTCTAATGAAACTAATGATTTATATAGTGCAATAGATTTTGATGAAGATGGGAATTTTGAAGACCCTGCTAAAATGAAGGGAATTAGCTATTATGATGGAAGTAATTCATTAATTCCTGATGCAGAAGGATTCCCTTATACTAGAACTTTGTATTATAATGACGGAACAGGAAGAGTAAAAGAACAATCAGGAGTAGGAGAAACTTTTAAAGCTGGGAGTGGGAAAACAACCAGGTATTATTATTCAACTGCTTCAGAGTCCGAATTGATAGCAATGTTTGGTAAAGAAGCTCCTAATAATGAATCTGTATCTAAGATAATTACTGTTGATCCAAATAATGTAGTTTCAATAAGTTATAAAAACATGGAAGGTAATGTAATTGCAACTGCAATGACTTTTCTAGAAAATCAAAATGATTCAGATAATATGTCAATTCCAGATAGTGAGTCAATAAATACTATGCAGGTAGTTGATAAAATTACTTCTAATTCAAGAATTGAAAATGGCTTTACCAGTAGTAAGAAAGTAACTATTTCAAACGATGGTACTAGTTTTAATTTGTCTTATAAAATCAGATGTGAGCAGTTAGAATCACTATGTTATTCAAATAATATTGATTGTAATTATGTAGTAGATTTTAAAATCTATAAAGTTGATGATTTTACAAATGAGTTAATAAATGAATATACAAATGTTGAGTTAAGTAATTGTCAAGTAATTGAAGGTGAAGACGAACAGTTTAAAATCACCGAAAATCCAATTGATATGGTGTTAAATTCTGGAACCTATGTTATTCAAAAAGTACTTAAGCCTACCAATATTGAAAGTAGTGTTAGTTCTAATGGGGAACAAATTAATAATCAAATAGCCCCGATTACTGAAATGATTTCGGGATGGCTTGAAGGAGTTGAAACACCAAATATGTTACAAAATTATTTTAACAGTTTAGAGAATCTTAAAAATGCTATAAATAATCAAGATTTGGAAAATTTTACAAATCAAAATAGTGTAGATTTTCCAGTAGATATTCCATCTGAATTCTTTAGTTCAATTTATAATACATATTACAATGAAGAACAAGAAGTATATTTCAGAGACCTATATTATATGGAATTGGTTAGGGCTAACAATGGAAACGTTGTGGGAATAAATTTTGTAACACCGTGTTGTTCTGAAATGTCTATACCTGTGAATTGGACTCCTCCTTTTGATTGTAATATTGATGATAAGGATAATAATGGAGTAGTTGATTATGATGAAACTCCTGATTTTGAACAATATGCTTTTGACCTTTTAAGTGATGTGATTGATGAAGAAACTATGTATAGTGATTATATGACTGGTTGGGAAAGAGGAGTTTTAAACAAGATGATTCATCATATGTTGATTGATGAGTATGAAGGTACAAATACAACTGCTAGTGATATTGAAAATGGATTATTACCAAATAGAGTACAATATACTTGTGAAGAGCTATTTGACTGTTGGGAAGGGGCTATTTTAAATTTGAAGAATCAATTTGTAAATGATATAAATAATGGAGGTGAAGGAGGGGTAAATATATCAGAAGAATTTGATGACCAATATGAAAATGATGAATCTGATGATAAGTATGGTAAAGATCACGATTCCCATTTTGACGATAATTATAAACCTACAGGAATTCTAAAAGGCTTAAAAAAATGGGTTGTAAAAAGAAAAATATCAAAAGTGTTAAGAGAAGAACAATCTGGAACAGATGGTAATGTAACACCAGAACCACCTTCAATGCATTTGATAAAAACCTTTCTTGATTGTACTGGATTAAAATTTGCAAAAGTTAATACAGTTGTAGATGCAAAGCCTATTTCTCAAGATATTTTAAGTGGCTTTGCTTATATCAATGATGCTCCTGATAATGCACCAATCTCATTGTCTTTTAATACTGTTACGCAACTAGATTATTTTACAACGAGTAATTACCAACAAAACGGGAAATTAAAGTATGTTCCGTTATCTGACTGGACTCCGGAATCTTTGAACGGAAAGAGATTATTCAAATACATAAAGAATCCTGTTTTTGCATTTAAATATTTTGAATATGAGAATTACGGAGAATATCAAGACCTAGAACAGCAAACTTGTTTTGTTGATCCAAATGATTGTTTTCAAATGGAAGATGGTAAAATCAAGTTAGACGCAAATAATAATCCTGTTATCATTCCCTGTTGTGAAGGAGATAATTGTTATACAGATAGCGATTATCCTGCAACCAATGCAAGTAAATCAATAGTTAATAATTTCTGTGGGGTAGGAAGAGTTAAATGTGAATCTTATTATGATGAATGGACCTCTGAACAGCTATTTACCTTTTACAAAATGTATTTAGGATACAATCCTACAGAGATTGAGCTTGAGGAAGATTTTGATGTGACTTGTGAAGATTTTGTAAATGAAAATGAGTGGTATGAGTTGATTAATTTGAGTGAAAATTTACCTCTTTTAGTTAATGGGAATACTTATTCGAATTATGATCAAACTACTAAATCTTATTTTGCTCCTTTAACATTCGATAAGGATGGTCAAACATTGACGACTTTTAGCATGGTTGAAAAAGAGATGAGTTCATTTATTTCACAATGTGAAAGTGGTTGTGAAAGTAAAAGAAGTGAGATTAGAAAGAAAATATATGATGTTTTGAATGAAAAATGTTATGTAATTGGTGAATGCAGAACGGAAGATGAAAACACTTCTCATATTGTTCCAGAGTCAGATATAGATTTAATGGTAGATGCTGTGGTGGAACAATGTTTGACTCAATGTAACTTGACAACTTTTTCTTGTGATACATGGAATTGTCGTGATATAAATACCCCATATACAGAAACTGGCGTAACTACAAATAGTTCTACTATGGAATTTGGAATGGGCGGTCATCCTGACCCATCTACAGTTAGTAAGGATGATAATGTAAGCAGTTATTACGTCAATGTTGATTTTGATGGTGATGGGAATAATGATGCTAGAAGATATACCGTACCAGAAGATGGTGGCAATTTTTCTTGGTTTGAATATACGCTTTTAAAACAAGTGGAAGAATGGGAATTGAAATTGGACTTACCTACAAAATGTGCTGATGATACTGACGAATCTGTAGCAGTTTCAAATAATACTTTCGTTCCAAAAGAATCCTATGAGGTAAATAAACAAGGACTGGATGTAGTCAATAGTGTTATTTTTACTGAACCAATAATTTCCCCTACAATTAATATTGAAATAAACGCAGGACAAGAATGA